One Keratinibaculum paraultunense genomic window carries:
- a CDS encoding ATP-dependent Clp protease ATP-binding subunit produces MAMFGRFTERAQKSILLAQEEAKNLRHNYVGTEHILLGLLAEGEGIAATALNNMGVTLEAARNEVIKIIGKGNYTVDIMGFTPRTKRIFELSFLAARNLGHNYVGTEHILLGLLEEGEGVAVVVLQKLGVDIEKLKQNIFNMLSDNQHKSTSSQEGVNSNTPNLDKYGRDLTQLAKEGKIDPVIGRSKEIERVIQILSRRTKNNPVLIGEPGVGKTAIAEGLAQKIVEGEVPEIIKGKRVVTLDLPAMLAGAKYRGEFEERLKAVINEIKEDGNVILFIDELHTIVGAGAAEGAIDASNILKPVLARGELQIIGATTIDEYRKYIEKDSALERRFQPIMVEEPSVEDSIKILEGLRDRYEAHHGVKISDEAIKAAVELSNRYITDRYLPDKAIDLIDEACSMVRIKSFVAPDGLKDLEEKLEELNQEKEEAINTQNYEKAAKIRDEEKKLKEKLEKEKTKWEKEKQTSNMVIGYDEIAQVVSSWTGVPVSKMTKEESNKLLNLEEILHEKVVGQDQAVSSVANAVRRARVGLKDPKKPIGTFIFVGPTGVGKTYLAKALAEALFGDEDAMIRIDMSEYMEKHSVSRLIGSPPGYVGYDEGGQLTEAVRKKPYSVILFDEIEKAHPDVFNILLQILDDGRLTDSKGRTVDFKNTVIIMTSNVGATSIKKQNVLGFSPGDEEEKEEYEKMKETIMEELKRTFRPEFLNRVDEVIVFHSLKEEDVKDIVNIMVKDLEKRLKKLNINVNVTEDTIDYISKKGFDPEYGARPLERTITKMIEDQLAEEILKGNVSKEDNIVIDYKNDKLTFDKEPTS; encoded by the coding sequence ATGGCTATGTTTGGAAGATTCACAGAACGAGCTCAAAAATCTATATTGCTTGCTCAAGAAGAAGCAAAAAATTTACGCCATAACTATGTAGGAACAGAGCATATATTATTGGGATTGTTAGCAGAAGGAGAAGGAATTGCAGCTACAGCTCTTAATAATATGGGAGTTACATTAGAGGCAGCTAGAAATGAAGTTATAAAAATTATTGGCAAAGGAAATTATACAGTAGATATTATGGGCTTTACTCCTAGAACTAAAAGGATATTTGAATTAAGTTTTTTGGCAGCTAGAAATCTAGGACATAATTATGTAGGGACTGAACATATATTATTAGGATTATTGGAAGAAGGGGAAGGCGTTGCTGTAGTAGTATTACAAAAACTAGGCGTAGATATAGAAAAGTTAAAACAAAATATATTTAATATGTTATCTGATAATCAACATAAGTCCACTTCTTCTCAGGAAGGAGTTAATAGCAATACACCTAATTTAGACAAGTATGGTAGAGATCTAACCCAATTAGCCAAAGAAGGTAAGATTGATCCTGTTATTGGAAGATCCAAGGAAATAGAAAGGGTAATTCAAATACTAAGTAGAAGAACTAAGAATAATCCTGTACTAATTGGTGAACCTGGAGTAGGAAAGACTGCTATAGCAGAAGGATTAGCTCAAAAGATAGTAGAAGGAGAAGTACCAGAGATAATAAAGGGCAAACGAGTAGTTACATTGGATTTACCTGCAATGCTTGCAGGAGCTAAATACAGAGGAGAATTTGAAGAAAGATTAAAAGCTGTGATTAATGAAATAAAGGAAGATGGTAATGTAATACTATTCATAGATGAACTTCATACTATAGTGGGAGCAGGTGCGGCAGAAGGTGCTATAGATGCATCAAACATACTAAAACCTGTACTTGCTAGAGGAGAATTACAAATAATAGGTGCTACTACTATAGATGAATATAGAAAGTACATTGAAAAAGATTCAGCATTGGAAAGAAGATTCCAGCCTATAATGGTAGAAGAACCCAGCGTAGAAGATTCCATAAAAATACTTGAAGGATTAAGGGATAGATATGAAGCTCATCATGGGGTAAAAATTTCTGATGAAGCTATTAAAGCGGCAGTGGAATTATCCAATAGATATATTACTGATAGATATTTACCAGATAAAGCTATAGATTTAATAGATGAGGCTTGTTCCATGGTAAGAATTAAATCTTTTGTAGCACCAGATGGTTTAAAGGATTTAGAAGAAAAATTAGAGGAACTAAATCAAGAAAAAGAAGAAGCAATAAATACTCAAAATTATGAAAAGGCAGCAAAAATAAGGGATGAAGAAAAGAAGTTAAAAGAGAAACTTGAAAAGGAAAAAACTAAATGGGAAAAAGAAAAGCAAACATCCAATATGGTAATAGGATATGATGAAATAGCTCAAGTAGTATCTAGTTGGACAGGAGTTCCTGTAAGTAAAATGACTAAAGAAGAAAGTAATAAATTGTTAAACTTAGAAGAAATACTTCATGAAAAGGTAGTAGGGCAAGACCAAGCAGTATCTTCAGTAGCTAATGCTGTTAGAAGAGCTAGGGTAGGGTTAAAGGATCCTAAAAAGCCTATAGGAACTTTTATATTTGTTGGACCAACAGGGGTTGGAAAGACTTATCTTGCTAAGGCTTTGGCTGAGGCTTTATTTGGTGATGAAGATGCTATGATAAGAATAGATATGAGTGAATATATGGAAAAACATTCTGTTTCAAGGCTTATAGGTTCACCACCAGGCTATGTAGGATATGATGAAGGAGGGCAATTGACAGAAGCAGTAAGGAAAAAGCCTTATTCGGTGATATTATTTGATGAAATAGAAAAAGCTCATCCTGATGTGTTCAATATATTATTGCAAATATTAGATGATGGAAGATTGACAGATTCTAAAGGCAGAACAGTAGACTTTAAAAATACTGTTATAATTATGACTTCAAATGTAGGAGCAACATCTATAAAGAAACAAAATGTATTAGGATTTTCTCCAGGAGATGAAGAAGAAAAAGAAGAATATGAAAAAATGAAAGAAACTATAATGGAAGAATTAAAACGAACTTTTAGACCAGAGTTTTTAAATAGGGTTGATGAAGTAATAGTATTTCATTCTTTAAAGGAAGAAGATGTTAAAGATATAGTAAATATAATGGTAAAGGATTTAGAAAAAAGGCTTAAAAAATTAAATATAAATGTAAATGTTACAGAAGACACTATAGACTATATAAGTAAAAAAGGCTTTGATCCAGAATATGGAGCTAGACCCCTTGAAAGAACTATTACAAAGATGATAGAGGACCAGCTAGCTGAAGAAATATTAAAAGGAAATGTTTCTAAAGAGGACAATATAGTTATAGATTATAAAAATGATAAGTTGACATTTGATAAAGAACCTACGAGTTAA
- a CDS encoding UvrB/UvrC motif-containing protein: MLCQICNKRAATVHYTKIVNGEMEELHLCEECAMYKKELEFDTNFSFHKLLTGLIDSLQSEPVKEEGNNLICPNCNLSYAEFKQIGKFGCPECYRTFKEQLYPLFKGIHGHYEHVGKIPKGVDKTIITKKEIGRLKKELEKLVAKEAFEEAAVVRDKINKLKKELDG, translated from the coding sequence ATGCTTTGCCAAATTTGCAATAAAAGGGCTGCTACTGTACATTATACTAAAATAGTAAATGGAGAGATGGAAGAATTACATCTTTGTGAAGAATGTGCTATGTATAAAAAAGAGCTTGAATTTGATACTAATTTTTCCTTTCATAAATTATTAACTGGATTGATAGATAGCTTACAAAGTGAACCAGTAAAAGAAGAAGGGAATAATCTTATATGTCCTAACTGTAATTTGAGTTATGCTGAATTTAAGCAAATAGGAAAGTTTGGCTGCCCAGAATGTTATAGGACTTTTAAGGAGCAGTTATATCCATTATTTAAAGGAATTCATGGGCATTATGAACATGTAGGAAAGATACCAAAAGGTGTAGATAAAACTATTATAACTAAAAAAGAGATTGGAAGATTAAAAAAAGAATTGGAAAAGTTAGTAGCTAAAGAGGCATTTGAAGAAGCAGCAGTGGTAAGAGATAAAATTAATAAATTAAAAAAAGAGTTAGATGGCTAG
- the radA gene encoding DNA repair protein RadA, translated as MKKKTIFKCTNCGYESIRWMGRCSECNSWNSFEEIEIDTKEKKTKGKHLEKRKVTPVKLYSIDVDTNKRIRTSMEEFNRVLGGGIVKDSVTILTARPGAGKSTLLLEISNDVANKGYNVLYASGEESETQISDRANRILKQIPEGIWILSDTSMNSVLDAIEKTDPDLIIIDSIQTFSLEEFDSRAGSPIQTIECANVLVDVAKNQNRPRAVIMVGHMTKANEMAGLRTLEHLVDTVLYLEGESDEELRTLMATKNRFGRTGEIGLFSMTEEGMLPIDNPSEYFITKREQGKLVPGSALSVIKEGSRLIIVEVESLVSHSFTPYPSRVGECLRRDQLSTLISILEQRGNMVLYDKNVVIKTTGGLKLREQSVNLAVIMSIASSVINKGIPCDVVFIAEVGLTGELKKVPSMEARIRELDRMGFRKVYIPKNSLRKNVQFENIKVVELNTLQEVINHVFYNKY; from the coding sequence ATGAAAAAGAAAACCATTTTTAAATGTACTAACTGTGGATATGAAAGTATTCGGTGGATGGGACGATGTTCTGAATGTAATTCTTGGAATAGTTTTGAAGAGATTGAGATAGATACAAAGGAGAAAAAAACTAAAGGAAAACATTTAGAAAAAAGAAAAGTTACACCAGTAAAGCTTTATTCAATAGATGTGGATACAAATAAAAGAATAAGAACAAGCATGGAAGAGTTCAATAGAGTATTAGGAGGGGGAATTGTAAAGGATTCAGTAACTATACTAACCGCTAGACCAGGAGCAGGCAAATCCACTTTGCTATTAGAAATATCCAATGATGTAGCAAATAAAGGCTATAATGTACTATATGCTTCTGGAGAAGAAAGCGAAACTCAGATAAGTGATAGAGCTAATAGGATATTAAAACAAATCCCAGAAGGTATTTGGATACTATCTGATACTAGTATGAATAGTGTATTAGATGCTATTGAAAAAACTGATCCTGACTTAATTATTATAGATAGTATTCAAACTTTTTCTTTGGAAGAATTTGATTCTAGGGCAGGCTCTCCTATACAAACTATTGAATGTGCCAATGTATTGGTAGATGTAGCTAAAAACCAAAATAGACCTAGGGCAGTAATAATGGTAGGACATATGACTAAAGCTAATGAAATGGCAGGTCTTAGAACTTTAGAGCATTTGGTTGATACGGTTTTATATTTAGAAGGAGAAAGTGATGAAGAATTAAGAACATTAATGGCTACTAAAAATAGATTTGGTAGAACAGGTGAAATAGGATTGTTTTCCATGACAGAAGAAGGAATGCTGCCAATAGACAATCCTTCTGAATATTTTATAACCAAGAGGGAACAAGGAAAACTAGTGCCAGGTTCTGCATTATCGGTAATAAAAGAAGGTTCAAGGTTAATCATAGTGGAGGTAGAATCCTTGGTATCTCATTCCTTTACTCCTTATCCCTCAAGAGTTGGGGAATGTTTAAGGAGGGACCAGTTAAGTACTTTAATATCCATATTGGAACAAAGAGGGAATATGGTCTTATATGACAAAAATGTGGTTATAAAAACCACAGGAGGATTAAAATTAAGAGAACAATCTGTAAATTTAGCAGTTATAATGAGTATAGCATCTTCTGTAATAAACAAAGGTATTCCTTGTGATGTAGTATTTATTGCAGAAGTGGGGCTTACTGGAGAACTAAAAAAAGTTCCCTCTATGGAAGCTAGAATTAGAGAATTGGATAGAATGGGATTTAGAAAGGTATATATACCAAAAAATAGTTTAAGAAAAAATGTACAATTTGAAAATATTAAGGTAGTAGAATTGAATACTTTGCAGGAAGTTATAAACCATGTTTTTTACAATAAATATTAG
- a CDS encoding family 1 encapsulin nanocompartment shell protein has product MYYKELAPITKEAWEEIEDRLMEVFKTYLSARKVVRVEGSKGLEYNVISEGRLGEIKEHGDVRYGTYNVLPLTEARVEFEIDRWELDNILRGAKDVDYEPLEEAAKKIALFEENAIYNGLEDAHIKGMIQAAEDAISFGDNPKEIMDSIATGLIKLKKVYQEGPFSLIVGDEAYKRIISVETGYPLKRRIEELIGHKIIYSHVLDGALLVPYNHEDLELTLGEDLSIGYQYNDNKKVRFFITESFTFRVLDPSIIIKYNV; this is encoded by the coding sequence ATGTATTATAAAGAACTTGCACCAATAACTAAAGAGGCTTGGGAAGAAATAGAAGATAGATTGATGGAAGTTTTTAAAACTTATTTATCTGCTAGAAAAGTAGTTAGAGTAGAAGGGTCTAAAGGATTAGAATACAATGTAATATCTGAAGGAAGATTAGGAGAAATAAAAGAACATGGAGATGTTCGATATGGCACCTATAATGTATTGCCATTGACAGAGGCTAGAGTAGAATTTGAAATAGACAGATGGGAACTTGATAATATTTTAAGGGGAGCAAAAGATGTAGATTATGAACCATTAGAGGAAGCAGCTAAGAAAATTGCTCTATTTGAAGAAAATGCAATATACAATGGATTGGAAGATGCACACATAAAGGGAATGATTCAAGCTGCAGAAGATGCTATTTCATTTGGAGACAATCCTAAGGAAATAATGGATTCTATTGCTACAGGATTGATAAAACTTAAAAAAGTTTATCAAGAAGGTCCCTTTAGTTTAATAGTTGGAGATGAAGCTTATAAGAGGATTATATCTGTAGAAACTGGATATCCTTTAAAAAGAAGAATAGAAGAATTAATAGGGCATAAGATTATATATAGTCATGTGTTAGATGGTGCATTATTGGTTCCTTATAACCATGAGGATTTAGAATTAACCTTAGGAGAAGATTTATCCATTGGTTATCAATATAATGATAATAAAAAAGTAAGATTTTTCATTACTGAATCCTTTACCTTTAGAGTATTAGATCCAAGCATTATAATAAAATATAATGTATAA
- the fusA gene encoding elongation factor G — MKVYESDKIRNLSLIGHSGSGKTTLTEAILYVTGVIKRQGKVDDGNTVSDFDKEEIARKVSIGTSVIPTEWQDIKYNFLDTPGYFDFAGEMYGALRASEGAILLIDASSGVEVGTEKAWKYTEEHNIPKMIFLNKMDKENVNFEKNLNNIKDYFGDKVIPFTLPIGEAENFKGFVSTIDEIAYEYDGKDAKKIDIPAGLQDDIASINESLMEKVAETDEELMEKYFEGEEFTIDEIRKGLKLSIMNGDLVPLIVGSAENAVGIDYLLNVAKNYMPNPTEVGPYVGKKGDEEVERKVDVNEPFSAIVFKTIVDPFVGKLSLFKVISGKITKDDEIYNASKDTTEKLGGLFVLRGKNQIDVPEILAGDIGATSKLQITQTGDTICSKSDPILYPRIEYPQPTLYFAVEPKSKGDEEKISSSLRKLVEEDPTFIIERNSETKQLLIGGQGNMQLTVIKDKLKNNFGVDVVLTTPKVAYRETIKGTSSVQGKHKKQSGGAGQYGDVYIRFEPTEEDFVFEEEVFGGAVPKNFFPAVEKGLRESLEKGVLAGYPVVNVKATLFDGSYHPVDSNEMAFKIAASLAFKKGMQEANPVLLEPIMHLEILVPEEYMGDVMGDMNKRRGRILGMEPQPDGSQLIIAEAPQAELFQYAIDLRSMTQARGSFTMEFARYEEVPSDIAEAIIEEAKAEKE, encoded by the coding sequence ATGAAAGTATATGAATCAGACAAAATTAGAAATTTGAGCTTGATAGGTCACAGTGGTAGTGGAAAGACAACTTTAACAGAGGCAATATTATATGTTACAGGTGTAATTAAAAGACAGGGTAAAGTGGATGATGGAAATACTGTATCTGATTTTGATAAAGAAGAAATTGCAAGGAAGGTATCAATTGGAACATCTGTAATTCCAACAGAGTGGCAGGATATAAAGTATAATTTTTTAGATACTCCTGGATATTTTGATTTTGCAGGAGAAATGTATGGTGCATTAAGGGCAAGTGAAGGGGCTATTTTATTAATAGATGCTTCTTCAGGTGTAGAAGTTGGAACTGAAAAAGCATGGAAATATACAGAAGAACATAATATTCCAAAGATGATTTTTTTAAATAAAATGGATAAGGAAAATGTTAATTTTGAAAAAAATTTAAATAATATTAAAGATTATTTTGGAGACAAAGTAATACCTTTTACATTACCTATAGGAGAAGCTGAGAATTTCAAAGGTTTTGTGAGTACAATAGATGAAATAGCTTATGAATACGATGGTAAAGACGCAAAAAAAATAGATATACCAGCAGGATTACAAGATGATATTGCTTCAATAAATGAATCGTTGATGGAAAAAGTTGCAGAAACTGATGAGGAATTGATGGAAAAATATTTTGAAGGAGAAGAATTTACAATAGATGAGATAAGAAAAGGATTAAAACTTTCAATAATGAACGGGGATTTAGTACCTTTAATAGTAGGTTCGGCAGAGAATGCCGTGGGAATAGATTATCTATTAAATGTAGCTAAAAATTATATGCCTAATCCAACAGAAGTAGGGCCTTATGTAGGTAAAAAAGGCGATGAAGAAGTAGAAAGAAAAGTAGATGTAAATGAACCATTTTCAGCTATAGTATTTAAAACAATTGTAGATCCATTCGTTGGGAAACTTTCCTTATTTAAGGTAATATCGGGGAAAATTACAAAAGATGATGAGATATACAATGCTAGTAAGGATACAACTGAAAAATTAGGGGGACTATTTGTTTTAAGAGGAAAGAATCAAATAGATGTACCTGAAATATTAGCTGGTGATATTGGTGCTACATCTAAACTTCAAATAACTCAAACAGGGGATACTATATGCAGCAAATCTGATCCAATATTATATCCAAGGATAGAATACCCACAACCAACATTATATTTTGCAGTAGAGCCTAAATCCAAAGGGGACGAAGAAAAAATAAGTTCATCTTTACGAAAACTTGTTGAAGAAGATCCTACCTTCATAATTGAAAGAAATTCGGAAACAAAACAGCTATTGATTGGCGGTCAAGGGAATATGCAATTGACAGTTATAAAGGATAAATTAAAAAATAATTTTGGAGTTGATGTGGTTTTAACTACTCCTAAAGTTGCATATAGAGAAACTATTAAAGGAACTTCTAGTGTTCAGGGGAAACATAAGAAACAATCTGGTGGTGCTGGACAATATGGAGATGTTTATATAAGATTTGAGCCGACAGAGGAAGATTTTGTATTTGAAGAAGAGGTATTTGGAGGAGCAGTACCTAAGAATTTCTTTCCAGCTGTGGAAAAAGGTTTGAGAGAATCGTTAGAAAAAGGAGTTCTTGCAGGTTATCCAGTAGTTAATGTAAAAGCTACATTATTTGATGGTTCTTATCATCCAGTAGACTCTAATGAAATGGCATTTAAAATAGCAGCATCTCTTGCATTTAAAAAAGGAATGCAAGAAGCTAATCCTGTATTATTAGAACCTATAATGCACCTAGAAATATTAGTTCCTGAAGAATATATGGGTGATGTAATGGGAGATATGAACAAACGTAGAGGTAGAATATTAGGTATGGAGCCACAACCTGACGGCTCTCAACTCATTATAGCAGAAGCCCCTCAAGCAGAATTATTTCAATATGCAATAGATTTAAGAAGTATGACTCAAGCTAGGGGAAGTTTTACTATGGAATTTGCAAGATATGAAGAAGTACCATCGGATATTGCTGAAGCTATAATAGAGGAAGCAAAAGCAGAAAAAGAATAA
- a CDS encoding M3 family metallopeptidase: MTIEKVNQLFQELEKLQVKASKLGWVQYTTGYDFGIEEAHKEIMDFLQDEKNYEIVCEYKEKDLDPINNRRMEIAYNIFKPYHLSKEINELNLEISKKTNDLSRILNTFRFNMDGKEITSVEIDQILSKEEDRKFRKKAYFVRNQINEALVDGGFIELINLRKQLAKACGSEDFVEYQLEKDELSPDIFSGWKEELEEYIDLLNERRSQYANKYIHEEEMFPWDEEYVKSQISPSLNTTVDMSNYYDAIRDFFINFGINIDEYNLTYDIFPRRNKSEWGYNFPIETGKDSRILANVKNQYSEYKVLLHETGHGVHSFLQDPSEIILNKGISGIITEGIANLFGGFLYDELFYKNFFSDDVEEEFKEMAQYEKLSYLRFIGNIFFDHALYRNDIDSIEDIYDLYFKTYEELFGDKPYNEAPPFGYRIHYTTHPIYMHNYFMGDVTCEMLRKVFCRDYGVNSISEKPKEFGEFLIENVIKPSGLYKYEELFKRISGEEFSLKWYF, translated from the coding sequence ATGACTATTGAGAAAGTTAATCAGTTATTTCAAGAATTGGAAAAATTACAAGTAAAAGCGAGTAAATTAGGCTGGGTTCAATATACTACAGGATACGATTTTGGAATTGAAGAAGCTCATAAGGAGATTATGGATTTTTTACAAGATGAAAAAAACTATGAAATAGTGTGTGAATATAAAGAAAAGGATTTAGATCCTATAAATAACAGAAGAATGGAAATAGCATATAATATATTTAAACCATATCATTTAAGTAAAGAAATAAATGAGTTAAATTTAGAAATTTCAAAAAAGACTAATGATTTATCTAGAATTTTAAATACTTTTAGATTTAATATGGATGGTAAAGAAATAACTTCAGTAGAAATTGATCAGATACTTTCTAAAGAAGAGGATAGAAAGTTTAGAAAGAAAGCATATTTTGTGAGGAATCAGATAAATGAAGCTCTAGTAGATGGAGGTTTTATTGAACTTATAAATTTACGGAAACAACTAGCTAAAGCTTGTGGTTCAGAGGATTTTGTAGAATATCAGTTGGAAAAAGATGAACTTAGTCCAGATATATTTAGTGGTTGGAAGGAAGAGTTAGAAGAATATATTGATTTATTAAATGAACGAAGAAGCCAATATGCTAATAAGTATATTCATGAAGAGGAGATGTTTCCTTGGGATGAAGAATATGTAAAATCTCAAATATCTCCTTCGTTAAATACAACTGTAGATATGTCTAACTATTATGATGCAATTAGAGACTTTTTCATAAATTTTGGGATAAATATAGATGAATATAATTTAACTTATGATATATTTCCAAGAAGAAATAAATCTGAATGGGGTTATAACTTTCCTATAGAAACTGGGAAAGATTCTAGAATACTTGCAAATGTAAAAAATCAGTATAGTGAATATAAAGTTTTATTACATGAAACAGGTCATGGAGTTCATTCTTTTTTACAAGACCCTAGTGAAATAATATTGAATAAAGGGATAAGTGGAATAATAACAGAAGGTATAGCTAATCTATTTGGTGGTTTTTTGTATGATGAACTGTTCTATAAAAATTTCTTTAGTGATGATGTGGAGGAAGAATTTAAAGAAATGGCTCAATATGAAAAGCTTAGTTATTTAAGATTTATAGGGAATATATTTTTTGACCATGCATTATATAGAAATGATATAGATTCTATAGAAGACATATATGATTTATATTTTAAAACCTATGAAGAATTATTTGGTGACAAACCATACAATGAAGCTCCTCCTTTTGGATATAGAATTCATTACACTACCCATCCTATATATATGCACAACTATTTCATGGGGGATGTAACCTGTGAAATGTTAAGAAAGGTATTTTGTAGAGATTATGGTGTTAATTCCATATCTGAAAAACCAAAGGAATTTGGGGAATTTCTAATAGAGAATGTAATCAAACCTTCAGGATTATACAAATATGAGGAATTATTTAAGCGTATAAGTGGAGAAGAATTTTCTCTAAAGTGGTACTTTTGA
- a CDS encoding protein arginine kinase has translation MTKWFEGSGPEEDVVVSTRIRIARNLEGYRFPHRMSIEESEKLTQEVLDAMKNLSDKSNYKFIRIRDLNPIERISYMEKHLISPGLVQKVNMGSFLLRDDEVITVMINEEDHLRIQVLFPGLNFEEGWEYSNEMDSFLEDHLNFAFHEEFGYLTACPTNVGTGLRASAMVHIPSLAMSGHMGYLIQGLNKIGLTIRGLYGEGTEALGNLYQISNQTTLGEKEEKIIEKLKNVIIQVINKERDMRESLFNNQRYQLENMVFRSLGILKYARLISSKEAMSHLSNVRLGMEVGIIKDIKFSDITELMIEIQPASIQEKFNMELDNERIDVERANIIRERLKHIE, from the coding sequence ATGACTAAGTGGTTTGAAGGTTCTGGGCCAGAAGAAGATGTGGTAGTTAGCACTAGAATAAGAATTGCTAGGAACTTAGAGGGGTATAGGTTTCCTCATAGAATGAGCATAGAGGAATCTGAAAAACTAACTCAAGAAGTGTTGGATGCAATGAAAAATCTTTCAGATAAATCTAACTATAAATTTATTAGAATAAGGGATTTAAATCCAATAGAAAGAATTAGTTATATGGAAAAACATTTAATCAGTCCAGGATTAGTTCAGAAAGTTAATATGGGAAGTTTTTTGTTAAGGGATGACGAAGTAATTACTGTAATGATAAATGAAGAAGATCATTTAAGAATTCAAGTACTTTTTCCAGGATTAAATTTTGAAGAAGGCTGGGAATATAGCAATGAAATGGATAGTTTTTTAGAAGATCACTTAAACTTTGCGTTTCATGAAGAATTTGGTTATTTGACTGCTTGCCCTACAAATGTAGGTACTGGACTTAGGGCTTCTGCTATGGTTCATATTCCTTCATTAGCAATGTCAGGGCATATGGGATATTTAATTCAAGGATTGAATAAAATAGGATTGACTATAAGAGGTTTATATGGAGAAGGAACAGAAGCTTTAGGGAATTTGTATCAAATATCTAATCAAACAACCTTAGGAGAAAAAGAAGAAAAAATAATAGAAAAATTGAAAAATGTAATAATTCAAGTAATAAATAAGGAAAGAGATATGAGAGAAAGTTTATTTAACAATCAAAGATATCAATTGGAAAATATGGTATTTAGATCTTTAGGCATTTTAAAATATGCTAGACTTATATCTTCTAAAGAAGCCATGAGTCATCTATCTAATGTGAGATTAGGTATGGAAGTGGGTATAATTAAAGATATAAAATTTAGTGATATTACTGAATTAATGATAGAAATACAACCAGCTAGTATTCAAGAGAAGTTTAATATGGAGTTGGATAATGAAAGAATAGATGTAGAGAGAGCAAATATCATAAGAGAAAGATTGAAACATATAGAATAG
- a CDS encoding encapsulin-associated ferritin-like protein, whose amino-acid sequence MSQYHEPVELLDEKAMDIVRALNSLKEEVEAIDWYNQRVVATNDEELKAIMAHNRDEEIEHACMTLEWLRRNMSVWDDELRTYLFTEGPITSIEEEAMGEDAESENTGAKSRLNVGDLK is encoded by the coding sequence ATGAGTCAATATCATGAACCAGTAGAATTATTAGATGAAAAGGCAATGGATATAGTAAGAGCATTAAATAGTTTAAAGGAAGAAGTAGAAGCTATAGATTGGTATAATCAAAGGGTAGTGGCAACAAATGATGAAGAATTAAAAGCTATTATGGCACATAATAGAGATGAAGAAATAGAACATGCATGTATGACATTAGAGTGGTTAAGGAGAAATATGTCAGTATGGGATGATGAGTTGAGAACTTACTTATTTACAGAAGGTCCAATTACTAGTATAGAAGAAGAAGCTATGGGTGAGGATGCAGAAAGTGAAAATACAGGAGCTAAATCTAGATTAAATGTGGGAGATTTAAAATAA
- a CDS encoding CtsR family transcriptional regulator, translating to MTGMSNLIERFIKEMLEEAEDGIIEIGRNELAEQFGCAPSQINYVLTTRFTPYKGYYIESRRGGGGYIKIVKVGIEEDEDMEDLIVNTIGKSVTKNKAYHIIEGLVEEGVITEREGYMMKAAIEDNALRNAKIDKNHLRADILKNMLLIIMRQ from the coding sequence ATGACAGGAATGAGCAATTTAATAGAAAGGTTTATAAAAGAAATGTTAGAAGAAGCAGAAGATGGAATAATAGAAATAGGAAGAAATGAATTAGCTGAACAGTTTGGATGTGCTCCATCTCAGATAAATTATGTACTTACCACTAGATTTACTCCCTATAAAGGCTATTATATTGAGAGTAGGCGAGGCGGTGGTGGGTATATAAAGATAGTGAAGGTAGGAATTGAAGAAGACGAGGATATGGAGGATTTAATTGTAAATACTATAGGGAAGTCTGTAACAAAGAACAAAGCATATCATATAATAGAAGGTTTAGTAGAAGAAGGAGTGATTACTGAAAGAGAAGGATATATGATGAAAGCAGCAATAGAGGATAATGCATTGAGGAATGCAAAGATAGATAAAAATCATCTTAGAGCAGATATACTTAAAAATATGCTGCTTATTATTATGAGACAATAG